One genomic window of Cololabis saira isolate AMF1-May2022 chromosome 3, fColSai1.1, whole genome shotgun sequence includes the following:
- the LOC133431565 gene encoding class II histocompatibility antigen, B-L beta chain-like: protein MLVLKSFLSLFFLFFSSSYALYGYAVVRCQFTSTRDLVYLEQFYFNKVLLGQYNSTLGKYVGYSKKAKEIADDLNKSLRILAQAKKNEEKCRNNIEPLLNLTNPVEPSVRVRQVEIRDSNQNTFSCSGYGFYPKQINLTWLRDGRKVTDGVTYSDVLSSGNWLYQIHSYLEFTNIPGEKIACQVEHASLKEPKNYYWEPMGEAKWNKIAVGTSGLLVGLVVFLAGLIMTLCRSSTNGRVLVSTVSTD, encoded by the exons ATGCTTGTTCTTAAAAGTTTTTTGTCactatttttcctgtttttttcaaGTTCAT atGCTCTGTATGGCTATGCTGTGGTCCGCTGCCAGTTCACCTCCACCCGTGATTTGGTGTATCTGGAGCAATTCTACTTTAACAAGGTCTTGCTGGGCCAGTACAACAGCACGCTGGGAAAGTATGTTGGCTACAGCAAAAAAGCAAAGGAAATTGCAGATGATCTCAACAAAAGCTTACGCATTCTGGCGCAAGCGAAGAAGAATGAAGAGAAATGCCGAAATAACATCGAACCACTCTTAAATCTAACAAATCCAG ttgaaCCCTCTGTCAGGGTGAGGCAGGTTGAGATACGGGACAGTAACCAGAACACGTTCTCATGCAGTGGGTACGGCTTTTATCCCAAACAAATTAATCTTACATGGCtgagggatggaaggaaggtGACAGATGGTGTGACATACTCGGACGTGCTGTCCAGTGGAAACTGGCTCTACCAGATCCACTCCTACCTGGAATTCACCAACATACCTGGAGAGAAAATTGCCTGTCAGGTGGAGCATGCCAGCCTCAAGGAGCCAAAGAATTATTACTGGG AGCCAATGGGTGAGGCTAAATGGAACAAGATCGCTGTTGGGACATCAGGGCTGCTGGTTGGTCTGGTGGTTTTTCTTGCTGGACTGATAATGACTCTCTGTAGGAGCAGCACTAATG GTCGGGTGTTGGTGTCGACCGTGTCGACGGATTAA
- the LOC133441006 gene encoding RLA class II histocompatibility antigen, DP alpha-1 chain-like, with protein sequence MTRCSELKCSAVIILTFNIFCTVSQNAQVLDYFVGCFENGTVEVQLELNSQEIFYVDFDKETVEYTGPPFSKFDPSLIFNHLHLYSNAKRNKNACLAAAPLVAIETGHPPEERDPPESVLYTAEEAELGVKNSLICFANNFYPPLIKINWTKNGNPVTEGVSLSRYYPNEDHTFHQFSTLMFTPSETDFYKCIVEHSALKMPETKIWEPKFSPQTPEALGLDVFCGLGLTVGVLGVAAGTLLIVRALP encoded by the exons ATGACTCGCTGCTCAGAACTGAAATGTTCTGCTGTCATAATTCTGACTTTCAACATCTTTTGTACCGTCTCACAAA aTGCGCAGGTACTTGATTATTTTGTGGGCTGCTTTGAAAACGGCACAGTCGAGGTACAGTTGGAATTGAATTCTCAAGAAATATTCTATGTGGATTTTGACAAAGAGACAGTTGAATACACCGGGCCTCCATTTTCTAAGTTTGACCCAAGCTTAATATTTAATCATCTGCACTTATACAGTAATGCTAAGAGAAACAAGAATGCCTGCTTAGCAGCAGCCCCATTGGTAGCAATAGAAACAGGACATCCACCAGAGGAGAGAG ACCCTCCTGAGAGTGTCCTCTACACTGCAGAAGAAGCTGAGCTGGGAGTGAAAAACAGCCTCATCTGCTTTGCCAATAATTTCTACCCGCCTTTAATCAAAATAAACTGGACCAAAAATGGCAACCCGGTGACTGAGGGGGTCTCACTCAGCCGGTATTATCCCAATGAAGACCACACcttccaccagttctccaccctGATGTTCACTCCAAGTGAGACAGATTTTTACAAATGCATTGTGGAGCATTCAGCACTGAAGATGCCTGAAACGAAGATCTGGG AACCCAAATTTTCTCCTCAAACTCCTGAAGCTCTTGGACTGGATGTTTTCTGTGGCTTGGGCCTGACTGTGGGCGTGTTGGGTGTTGCAGCTGGAACATTATTAATAGTCAGAGCACTCCCCTGA